From Streptomyces sp. HUAS MG91, the proteins below share one genomic window:
- a CDS encoding ATP-binding protein, which translates to MTRDALVWCLVVIAAISVAAVVALTIRSRALAAKKQRSEADLRQQVSTLERQLHGSSAELQRIWTERESAILAAKEDAEENTKAVLKGAASFLQSLAAEQTTLLHGVQQRYGGHAVLSDLLDVNHSNAQMARKAQGIAVMCGAPLGRRNRPASVYDVVRSAQGQIRNFSRVAIMQQTGLALKASAVAPVALAVAELLDNAASFSQQDAPIEVTFQRIQNNLCIVIDDAGVSMSDEDRQRATALLSGDDVPRLSQLGTQPKFGFPVIGLIARQYGFKVDVTGVSRYGGVRAVVLLPEELWTMEETPPRADAPVSPIRQAAPAQPPVERPEPPAPTRAEPPKRTVHGLPKRGERQSPIASVPDASPRRPAFGASEGGPRASGRSLGALQRGTLSARKIDTPSAEGSEDE; encoded by the coding sequence ATGACACGAGACGCACTGGTGTGGTGCCTGGTTGTGATAGCGGCGATATCCGTCGCCGCCGTCGTGGCACTCACCATCCGCAGTAGAGCGCTCGCGGCGAAGAAGCAGCGGTCAGAAGCCGATCTGCGTCAGCAGGTGAGCACTCTGGAACGTCAACTCCATGGCTCGTCTGCCGAGTTGCAGAGAATCTGGACCGAGCGCGAGAGCGCCATCCTCGCCGCGAAGGAAGATGCCGAGGAGAACACCAAGGCGGTCCTCAAGGGCGCCGCCAGCTTCCTGCAGAGCCTCGCGGCCGAGCAGACCACCCTGCTGCACGGCGTGCAGCAGCGGTACGGAGGACACGCCGTCCTCAGCGACCTCCTGGACGTGAACCACTCCAACGCCCAGATGGCCCGCAAGGCCCAGGGCATCGCCGTGATGTGCGGCGCGCCCCTCGGCCGGCGCAACAGGCCGGCCAGCGTCTACGACGTGGTGCGCAGCGCCCAGGGCCAGATCCGCAACTTCAGCCGGGTCGCGATCATGCAGCAGACCGGACTCGCGCTGAAGGCGTCCGCGGTCGCGCCCGTCGCCCTCGCGGTGGCCGAACTCCTCGACAACGCGGCGAGCTTCTCGCAGCAGGACGCACCGATCGAGGTGACCTTCCAGCGCATCCAGAACAACCTGTGCATCGTCATCGACGACGCGGGCGTCAGCATGAGCGACGAGGACCGGCAGCGCGCGACCGCGCTGCTCTCCGGTGACGACGTTCCCCGCCTGTCGCAGCTGGGCACGCAGCCCAAGTTCGGCTTCCCCGTCATCGGTCTGATCGCCCGCCAGTACGGCTTCAAGGTGGATGTCACCGGAGTCTCCCGGTACGGCGGTGTCCGCGCCGTCGTGCTGCTGCCCGAGGAGCTGTGGACCATGGAGGAGACGCCGCCGAGGGCCGACGCGCCCGTCAGCCCGATCCGTCAGGCCGCCCCGGCGCAGCCGCCCGTCGAGCGGCCCGAGCCCCCGGCGCCGACGCGGGCCGAGCCCCCCAAGCGCACGGTGCACGGCCTGCCGAAGCGGGGCGAGCGCCAGTCCCCCATCGCGAGCGTGCCCGACGCGTCGCCCCGGCGGCCCGCGTTCGGGGCCTCCGAGGGAGGGCCGCGTGCCTCGGGCCGCAGCCTGGGCGCCCTCCAGC